One bacterium DNA window includes the following coding sequences:
- the nuoB gene encoding NADH-quinone oxidoreductase subunit NuoB — MLAQLVRWSRKKSPWVLHLNTGACNACDIEVLAALMPRFDLERFGVQLKGTPRHADVIICTGPVTRQTKDRIIRVYEQVPDPKFVVAVGACAMSGCVYRGCYNVIGGIDQVIPVNAYIPGCPVRPDAFIDGVVKLLGSL; from the coding sequence ATGCTTGCTCAATTAGTGCGTTGGTCACGAAAAAAATCGCCGTGGGTGTTACATTTAAATACGGGCGCTTGTAATGCCTGTGATATAGAAGTGTTGGCAGCTCTTATGCCGAGATTTGACCTTGAAAGATTTGGAGTTCAACTCAAGGGAACACCCCGTCATGCAGATGTAATAATTTGCACGGGACCAGTAACAAGACAAACCAAAGACAGGATAATCCGTGTATACGAACAGGTTCCTGACCCAAAATTCGTCGTTGCCGTTGGTGCCTGCGCAATGTCCGGTTGTGTGTATAGGGGATGTTATAATGTAATCGGCGGAATAGACCAGGTTATCCCGGTAAATGCGTATATCCCGGGCTGCCCGGTTAGACCGGATGCGTTTATAGACGGTGTCGTAAAATTATTAGGGTCATTATAA